From a region of the Helianthus annuus cultivar XRQ/B chromosome 5, HanXRQr2.0-SUNRISE, whole genome shotgun sequence genome:
- the LOC110942494 gene encoding cysteine-rich repeat secretory protein 1-like: MKSIILFLIIIQSLINGVNLAKAPTPLIRNWHACRGGDFKSNTIQKNRDSALDKLMVLIKNNSSYNGFYHTQSAGKPEEQVSASFFCALNVVKGLCECCLRNVVQIIRKYCPKQQEGVAWDFYPYLQCMVRYSTGRKIFSVLDDWAWCRSGDDLSVSTVNLAKTMDSMINKLKVKAAGGDALRKYASDTIHYDGDEHALYADVQCTPDLTKENCLKCLTKGSNEIRSFTRKPLFSGRVISTNCYVRYAHTSLFNPPTVYDTKLCG, encoded by the coding sequence ATGAAATCCATAATCTTATTTCTTATCATTATTCAATCACTCATCAATGGAGTCAATCTTGCCAAAGCTCCAACACCTCTAATTAGAAATTGGCATGCATGTAGAGGTGGAGATTTCAAAAGCAACACCATCCAAAAAAACCGAGATTCCGCACTGGATAAACTCATGGTGTTAATTAAGAATAATTCTAGCTACAATGGTTTTTACCATACCCAATCGGCAGGCAAACCTGAAGAGCAAGTTAGCGCCAGCTTCTTTTGTGCCCTTAATGTCGTAAAAGGACTTTGTGAGTGTTGTCTTAGGAACGTGGTTCAGATTATTCGAAAGTACTGCCCTAAACAACAGGAAGGTGTAGCTTGGGATTTCTACCCATATTTACAATGTATGGTGCGTTACTCAACTGGTCGCAAAATATTCTCAGTGCTGGATGATTGGGCCTGGTGTCGTTCAGGGGACGATTTATCTGTCAGTACTGTTAATTTAGCAAAGACCATGGATAGTATGATAAATAAGCTAAAGGTGAAAGCGGCTGGAGGTGATGCTCTTCGGAAATATGCGTCAGACACTATACATTATGACGGGGATGAACATGCTCTTTACGCGGATGTGCAGTGTACTCCTGACTTAACAAAGGAGAATTGTCTTAAATGTTTAACCAAGGGAAGTAATGAGATCCGTAGTTTTACTAGGAAACCACTCTTTAGTGGACGGGTTATATCTACCAATTGTTATGTACGGTATGCGCATACAAGTTTATTCAACCCTCCTACTGTGTATGATACTAAACTATGCGGTTAA
- the LOC118492054 gene encoding cysteine-rich repeat secretory protein 1-like translates to MEMKSIILFLIIIQSIINGVNLAKAPTTIVGDWHVSRGGDFRSNTIQKNRDSVLDKLLVLIKNNSSYNGFYHTQSAGKPEEQVSASFFCALNVVKGLCECCLRNVVQYIQKNCQQQECVAWDFYPFLQCMVRYSTGRKILSVLDDWAWKRLGSSLSVSTANLAKTMDSMINKLKVKAAGGDALRKYASDTIHYDGDEHALYADVQCTPDLTKEDCLKCLTKGSNEIRNFTRKPLFSGRVISTNCYVRYDHTSIFNPPAKYDTKECG, encoded by the coding sequence ATGGAAATGAAATCCATAATCTTATTTCTTATCATTATTCAATCAATTATCAATGGAGTCAATCTTGCCAAAGCTCCAACAACTATAGTTGGAGATTGGCATGTATCTAGAGGTGGAGATTTCAGAAGCAACACCATCCAAAAAAACCGAGATTCCGTGTTGGATAAACTCTTGGTGTTAATTAAGAATAATTCTAGCTACAATGGTTTTTACCATACCCAATCGGCCGGCAAACCTGAAGAGCAAGTTAGCGCCAGCTTCTTTTGTGCCCTTAATGTCGTAAAAGGACTTTGTGAGTGTTGTCTTAGGAACGTTGTTCAGTATATTCAAAAGAACTGCCAACAACAGGAATGTGTAGCTTGGGATTTCTACCCATTTTTACAATGTATGGTCCGTTACTCAACTGGTCGCAAAATACTCTCAGTGCTGGATGATTGGGCCTGGAAACGTTTGGGGAGCAGTTTATCTGTCAGTACTGCTAATTTAGCAAAGACCATGGATAGTATGATAAATAAGCTAAAGGTGAAAGCGGCTGGAGGTGATGCTCTTCGGAAATATGCGTCAGACACTATACATTATGACGGGGATGAACACGCTCTTTACGCGGATGTGCAGTGTACTCCTGACTTAACAAAGGAGGATTGTCTTAAATGTTTAACCAAGGGAAGTAATGAGATTCGTAATTTTACTAGGAAACCACTCTTTAGTGGACGGGTTATATCTACCAATTGTTATGTACGGTATGATCATACAAGTATATTCAACCCTCCTGCTAAGTATGATACTAAAGAATGCGGTTAA